The following coding sequences lie in one Xylocopa sonorina isolate GNS202 chromosome 7, iyXylSono1_principal, whole genome shotgun sequence genomic window:
- the LOC143425261 gene encoding uncharacterized protein LOC143425261 isoform X3, giving the protein MPKIFLIKNRLHQQQQRLLEAQHLGKSPPPPCSGKESPLGSSEPLSLIVNKHQYREKTDDDRATTPESLRSSSPASSPPPQWQSTSTPTSTPPRRFISSILGGDVPYGSRGHVLTRAERKEYSSPPIAPSSSDASQFLAKSEKLVLPRPSTPPKTPRVEPPTRVSVIQRVPSQSQPASRREDKVEMPQTREPEQEQPIDYAVPKRKEEDEERGREGAKVSRAIGIARPFLAMRLSGPQVVHAAAGHGRSSSSGSNGSSGSSGGSSNSAGSSSTNSGGSGSYCGGGTVTGGSGGGGAVGGGAGGGMNPGGNGGRGNYGPSSPPTGSLPPFYESLKGGNNLANFANQYNTTQGNGYLTPSPTVGMECDTGQQDVNSQHSQYNAQEGKQYSLLQNVCASYGLTFKEEEDLSPYKIQANDLLSGQYGAYDMTDTGMMVDMVTGAVVDPLQFTATLTFSSPSDHTALLESLSDAADLFLPRLPAEDGSNDLLEESLHSPASAGSGIGQDGGQMTTPVEPSVDPFPEHSMALTRGFDTSRHYTAAPQHFSTSKLGLAYTTAESSYQSVSKERPELALHINQNHQHQSEPQLQQLQIQVQLQQQQQQQQQQQQQQQQQQTAATSPHQQHQGLLSPGLSFTGSDSGSSVGGSLPSPGAASCSLDAASTSTSPSCALMEHAPSPAAGVSSASVNTVQPAGPVGEPPLTQRVGVLQQRLGLPGDCQLEFVNGGHGIKNPLAIEGQRQAAANREEERATRPPPGKDDDPNRFTCRVCSKNFSLQRLLNRHMKCHSDVKRYLCTFCGKGFNDTFDLKRHTRTHTGVRPYKCNLCEKSFTQRCSLESHCLKVHGVQHQYAYKERRTKVYVCEECGHTTQEPEVHYLHLKDKHPYSPALLKFYDKRHFKFTNSNFANMLLQGGLLQRDSRNTDSCVKSASKTLEAPLQRATTLLHLGRASSF; this is encoded by the exons ATGCCGAAGATCTTCCTGATCAAGAACCGGCTGCATCAGCAGCAACAGAGGCTGTTGGAGGCGCAGCACCTTGGCAAGAGCCCGCCACCACCCTGCAGCGGCAAGGAGAGCCCTCTTGGTAGCTCCGAACCCCTCAGTCTTATCGTGAATAAGCACCAAT ATCGCGAAAAGACTGACGATGACCGTGCAACGACTCCAGAGTCCCTCCGCAGCAGCAGCCCAGCGTCCTCTCCTCCGCCACAGTGGCAGTCGACGAGCACACCGACCAGCACACCGCCCCGACGGTTCATCTCGAGCATCCTCGGCGGCGATGTCCCGTACGGGAGCAGAGGTCACGTCCTGACCAGGGCGGAACGCAAGGAGTACAGTAGCCCGCCGATCGCGCCCTCCTCCAGCGATGCTTCTCAGTTTCTCGCGAAATCGGAGAAGCTAGTGTTGCCAAGACCGAGTACACCACCGAAAACACCGCGGGTAGAGCCGCCGACCAGAGTCTCGGTGATACAGAGGGTTCCCTCGCAGAGCCAGCCGGCGTCTCGAAGGGAGGACAAGGTGGAGATGCCACAGACTCGGGAACCGGAACAG GAACAACCGATCGATTACGCGGTCCCGAAGAGAAAGGAGGAGGACGAGGAGCGAGGCCGCGAAGGCGCGAAAGTGTCGCGCGCGATCGGCATCGCCAGGCCTTTTCTGGCCATGAGACTCTCCGGTCCCCAGGTGGTCCACGCGGCTGCTGGCCACGGGAGATCGTCCAGTTCCGGCAGCAACGGCAGTTCCGGTTCTAGCGGCGGGTCCAGCAACTCTGCCGGCTCTTCCTCTACGAACTCTGGCGGAAGTGGGAGCTACTGCGGAGGCGGGACGGTGACGggcggcagcggcggcggcggtgccgTGGGCGGCGGCGCTGGAGGAGGAATGAACCCCGGCGGAAACGGCGGCCGTGGTAACTACGGGCCAAGTTCGCCGCCTACCGGCTCTTTGCCGCCCTTCTACGAATCCCTCAAAGGTGGGAACAATCTGGCCAATTTCGCGAATCAGTACAACACCACTCAAG GAAACGGATACCTGACGCCGTCACCGACGGtaggaatggaatgcgacaCTGGCCAGCAGGACGTGAACTCGCAGCACTCCCAGTACAACGCCCAGGAGGGCAAGCAATACTCGCTTCTGCAGAACGTATGCGCGTCGTACGGTTTGACGTTCAAAGAGGAAGAAGACTTGTCACCGTACAAGATCCAGGCGAACGATTTGCTGTCGGGACAGTACGGTGCTTACGACATGACCGACACGGGGATGATGGTGGACATGGTGACGGGCGCGGTGGTCGATCCGCTGCAGTTCACCGCGACGTTGACCTTCAGCTCACCTTCGGATCACACCGCACTGCTGGAAAGCCTGAGCGACGCCGCCGACCTCTTCTTGCCGAGGTTACCAGCCGAGGACGGCAGCAACGATCTCCTGGAAGAGTCGCTGCACTCCCCCGCCTCGGCTGGGAGCGGGATCGGGCAGGACGGCGGGCAAATGACGACTCCCGTGGAACCGAGCGTCGATCCTTTCCCAGAGCACAGCATGGCCTTGACCAGGGGATTCGACACATCGAG GCACTACACGGCAGCTCCTCAACATTTCAGCACCTCGAAATTAGGGTTGGCTTATACCACAGCCGAATCGAGCTACCAGTCGGTTTCGAAGGAACGGCCTGAGCTGGCGCTCCACATTAACCAGAATCACCAGCACCAATCGGAGCCGCAACTGCAGCAGTTGCAGATACAGGTGCAactgcagcaacagcagcagcagcagcagcaacaacagcaacaacaacagcaacagcaaacTGCCGCGACGTCTCCTCACCAGCAGCATCAAGGGCTGCTAAGTCCGGGATTAAGCTTCACCGGTAGTG ATTCAGGTAGCAGCGTGGGCGGAAGTTTGCCAAGTCCCGGTGCAGCGAGCTGTTCGTTGGACGCGGCGTCGACGAGCACCTCCCCATCCTGTGCCTTAATGGAACACGCGCCCAGCCCGGCAGCCGGCGTGTCCTCCGCGTCGGTGAACACCGTGCAACCGGCTGGACCAGTCGGAGAACCACCGCTGACGCAACGGGTCGGTGTACTACAGCAAAGG CTGGGGCTGCCCGGTGACTGTCAGCTGGAATTCGTCAACGGCGGGCACGGGATTAAAAATCCGCTGGCGATCGAGGGTCAGAGACAGGCGGCGGCTAATCGCGAGGAAGAGAGGGCAACCCGACCTCCGCCTGGCAAG GACGACGATCCGAACCGCTTCACGTGCCGCGTATGCAGTAAGAACTTCAGCCTGCAGCGGCTGTTGAATCGTCACATGAAATGCCACAGCGACGTGAAACGTTACCTGTGCACGTTCTGCGGCAAGGGTTTCAACGACACGTTCGACCTGAAGAGGCACACCAGGACGCACACCGGCGTTCGGCCCTACAAGTGCAATCTCTGTGAGAAGAGCTTCACCCAGAGGTGCTCTCTGGAAAGTCACTGCCTTAAGGTTCACGGTGTTCAGCATCAGTACGCGTATAAGGAACGTCGCACAAAG GTGTACGTATGCGAAGAATGTGGTCACACGACGCAGGAGCCAGAGGTTCATTACCTTCACCTGAAAGATAAGCATCCGTACAGCCCGGCGTTGTTGAAGTTCTACGATAAGCGACATTTCAAGTTCACCAACAGCAATTTCGCCAACATGTTGCTCCAG GGTGGCCTGTTGCAACGGGACTCGCGGAATACGGACAGCTGCGTAAAGTCAGCCTCGAAAACCCTCGAAGCGCCTCTTCAACGCGCCACGACATTGTTGCATCTGGGTCGAGCCTCCAGCTTCTGA
- the LOC143425261 gene encoding uncharacterized protein LOC143425261 isoform X2, with protein sequence MPKIFLIKNRLHQQQQRLLEAQHLGKSPPPPCSGKESPLGSSEPLSLIVNKHQYREKTDDDRATTPESLRSSSPASSPPPQWQSTSTPTSTPPRRFISSILGGDVPYGSRGHVLTRAERKEYSSPPIAPSSSDASQFLAKSEKLVLPRPSTPPKTPRVEPPTRVSVIQRVPSQSQPASRREDKVEMPQTREPEQEQPIDYAVPKRKEEDEERGREGAKVSRAIGIARPFLAMRLSGPQVVHAAAGHGRSSSSGSNGSSGSSGGSSNSAGSSSTNSGGSGSYCGGGTVTGGSGGGGAVGGGAGGGMNPGGNGGRGNYGPSSPPTGSLPPFYESLKGGNNLANFANQYNTTQGNGYLTPSPTVGMECDTGQQDVNSQHSQYNAQEGKQYSLLQNVCASYGLTFKEEEDLSPYKIQANDLLSGQYGAYDMTDTGMMVDMVTGAVVDPLQFTATLTFSSPSDHTALLESLSDAADLFLPRLPAEDGSNDLLEESLHSPASAGSGIGQDGGQMTTPVEPSVDPFPEHSMALTRGFDTSRHYTAAPQHFSTSKLGLAYTTAESSYQSVSKERPELALHINQNHQHQSEPQLQQLQIQVQLQQQQQQQQQQQQQQQQQQTAATSPHQQHQGLLSPGLSFTGLELDSGSSVGGSLPSPGAASCSLDAASTSTSPSCALMEHAPSPAAGVSSASVNTVQPAGPVGEPPLTQRVGVLQQRLGLPGDCQLEFVNGGHGIKNPLAIEGQRQAAANREEERATRPPPGKDDDPNRFTCRVCSKNFSLQRLLNRHMKCHSDVKRYLCTFCGKGFNDTFDLKRHTRTHTGVRPYKCNLCEKSFTQRCSLESHCLKVHGVQHQYAYKERRTKVYVCEECGHTTQEPEVHYLHLKDKHPYSPALLKFYDKRHFKFTNSNFANMLLQGGLLQRDSRNTDSCVKSASKTLEAPLQRATTLLHLGRASSF encoded by the exons ATGCCGAAGATCTTCCTGATCAAGAACCGGCTGCATCAGCAGCAACAGAGGCTGTTGGAGGCGCAGCACCTTGGCAAGAGCCCGCCACCACCCTGCAGCGGCAAGGAGAGCCCTCTTGGTAGCTCCGAACCCCTCAGTCTTATCGTGAATAAGCACCAAT ATCGCGAAAAGACTGACGATGACCGTGCAACGACTCCAGAGTCCCTCCGCAGCAGCAGCCCAGCGTCCTCTCCTCCGCCACAGTGGCAGTCGACGAGCACACCGACCAGCACACCGCCCCGACGGTTCATCTCGAGCATCCTCGGCGGCGATGTCCCGTACGGGAGCAGAGGTCACGTCCTGACCAGGGCGGAACGCAAGGAGTACAGTAGCCCGCCGATCGCGCCCTCCTCCAGCGATGCTTCTCAGTTTCTCGCGAAATCGGAGAAGCTAGTGTTGCCAAGACCGAGTACACCACCGAAAACACCGCGGGTAGAGCCGCCGACCAGAGTCTCGGTGATACAGAGGGTTCCCTCGCAGAGCCAGCCGGCGTCTCGAAGGGAGGACAAGGTGGAGATGCCACAGACTCGGGAACCGGAACAG GAACAACCGATCGATTACGCGGTCCCGAAGAGAAAGGAGGAGGACGAGGAGCGAGGCCGCGAAGGCGCGAAAGTGTCGCGCGCGATCGGCATCGCCAGGCCTTTTCTGGCCATGAGACTCTCCGGTCCCCAGGTGGTCCACGCGGCTGCTGGCCACGGGAGATCGTCCAGTTCCGGCAGCAACGGCAGTTCCGGTTCTAGCGGCGGGTCCAGCAACTCTGCCGGCTCTTCCTCTACGAACTCTGGCGGAAGTGGGAGCTACTGCGGAGGCGGGACGGTGACGggcggcagcggcggcggcggtgccgTGGGCGGCGGCGCTGGAGGAGGAATGAACCCCGGCGGAAACGGCGGCCGTGGTAACTACGGGCCAAGTTCGCCGCCTACCGGCTCTTTGCCGCCCTTCTACGAATCCCTCAAAGGTGGGAACAATCTGGCCAATTTCGCGAATCAGTACAACACCACTCAAG GAAACGGATACCTGACGCCGTCACCGACGGtaggaatggaatgcgacaCTGGCCAGCAGGACGTGAACTCGCAGCACTCCCAGTACAACGCCCAGGAGGGCAAGCAATACTCGCTTCTGCAGAACGTATGCGCGTCGTACGGTTTGACGTTCAAAGAGGAAGAAGACTTGTCACCGTACAAGATCCAGGCGAACGATTTGCTGTCGGGACAGTACGGTGCTTACGACATGACCGACACGGGGATGATGGTGGACATGGTGACGGGCGCGGTGGTCGATCCGCTGCAGTTCACCGCGACGTTGACCTTCAGCTCACCTTCGGATCACACCGCACTGCTGGAAAGCCTGAGCGACGCCGCCGACCTCTTCTTGCCGAGGTTACCAGCCGAGGACGGCAGCAACGATCTCCTGGAAGAGTCGCTGCACTCCCCCGCCTCGGCTGGGAGCGGGATCGGGCAGGACGGCGGGCAAATGACGACTCCCGTGGAACCGAGCGTCGATCCTTTCCCAGAGCACAGCATGGCCTTGACCAGGGGATTCGACACATCGAG GCACTACACGGCAGCTCCTCAACATTTCAGCACCTCGAAATTAGGGTTGGCTTATACCACAGCCGAATCGAGCTACCAGTCGGTTTCGAAGGAACGGCCTGAGCTGGCGCTCCACATTAACCAGAATCACCAGCACCAATCGGAGCCGCAACTGCAGCAGTTGCAGATACAGGTGCAactgcagcaacagcagcagcagcagcagcaacaacagcaacaacaacagcaacagcaaacTGCCGCGACGTCTCCTCACCAGCAGCATCAAGGGCTGCTAAGTCCGGGATTAAGCTTCACCG GTCTGGAACTAGATTCAGGTAGCAGCGTGGGCGGAAGTTTGCCAAGTCCCGGTGCAGCGAGCTGTTCGTTGGACGCGGCGTCGACGAGCACCTCCCCATCCTGTGCCTTAATGGAACACGCGCCCAGCCCGGCAGCCGGCGTGTCCTCCGCGTCGGTGAACACCGTGCAACCGGCTGGACCAGTCGGAGAACCACCGCTGACGCAACGGGTCGGTGTACTACAGCAAAGG CTGGGGCTGCCCGGTGACTGTCAGCTGGAATTCGTCAACGGCGGGCACGGGATTAAAAATCCGCTGGCGATCGAGGGTCAGAGACAGGCGGCGGCTAATCGCGAGGAAGAGAGGGCAACCCGACCTCCGCCTGGCAAG GACGACGATCCGAACCGCTTCACGTGCCGCGTATGCAGTAAGAACTTCAGCCTGCAGCGGCTGTTGAATCGTCACATGAAATGCCACAGCGACGTGAAACGTTACCTGTGCACGTTCTGCGGCAAGGGTTTCAACGACACGTTCGACCTGAAGAGGCACACCAGGACGCACACCGGCGTTCGGCCCTACAAGTGCAATCTCTGTGAGAAGAGCTTCACCCAGAGGTGCTCTCTGGAAAGTCACTGCCTTAAGGTTCACGGTGTTCAGCATCAGTACGCGTATAAGGAACGTCGCACAAAG GTGTACGTATGCGAAGAATGTGGTCACACGACGCAGGAGCCAGAGGTTCATTACCTTCACCTGAAAGATAAGCATCCGTACAGCCCGGCGTTGTTGAAGTTCTACGATAAGCGACATTTCAAGTTCACCAACAGCAATTTCGCCAACATGTTGCTCCAG GGTGGCCTGTTGCAACGGGACTCGCGGAATACGGACAGCTGCGTAAAGTCAGCCTCGAAAACCCTCGAAGCGCCTCTTCAACGCGCCACGACATTGTTGCATCTGGGTCGAGCCTCCAGCTTCTGA
- the LOC143425261 gene encoding uncharacterized protein LOC143425261 isoform X5, with amino-acid sequence MPKIFLIKNRLHQQQQRLLEAQHLGKSPPPPCSGKESPLGSSEPLSLIVNKHQYREKTDDDRATTPESLRSSSPASSPPPQWQSTSTPTSTPPRRFISSILGGDVPYGSRGHVLTRAERKEYSSPPIAPSSSDASQFLAKSEKLVLPRPSTPPKTPRVEPPTRVSVIQRVPSQSQPASRREDKVEMPQTREPEQEQPIDYAVPKRKEEDEERGREGAKVSRAIGIARPFLAMRLSGPQVVHAAAGHGRSSSSGSNGSSGSSGGSSNSAGSSSTNSGGSGSYCGGGTVTGGSGGGGAVGGGAGGGMNPGGNGGRGNYGPSSPPTGSLPPFYESLKGGNNLANFANQYNTTQGNGYLTPSPTVGMECDTGQQDVNSQHSQYNAQEGKQYSLLQNVCASYGLTFKEEEDLSPYKIQANDLLSGQYGAYDMTDTGMMVDMVTGAVVDPLQFTATLTFSSPSDHTALLESLSDAADLFLPRLPAEDGSNDLLEESLHSPASAGSGIGQDGGQMTTPVEPSVDPFPEHSMALTRGFDTSRHYTAAPQHFSTSKLGLAYTTAESSYQSVSKERPELALHINQNHQHQSEPQLQQLQIQVQLQQQQQQQQQQQQQQQQQQTAATSPHQQHQGLLSPGLSFTGSGLELDSGSSVGGSLPSPGAASCSLDAASTSTSPSCALMEHAPSPAAGVSSASVNTVQPAGPVGEPPLTQRLGLPGDCQLEFVNGGHGIKNPLAIEGQRQAAANREEERATRPPPGKDDDPNRFTCRVCSKNFSLQRLLNRHMKCHSDVKRYLCTFCGKGFNDTFDLKRHTRTHTGVRPYKCNLCEKSFTQRCSLESHCLKVHGVQHQYAYKERRTKVYVCEECGHTTQEPEVHYLHLKDKHPYSPALLKFYDKRHFKFTNSNFANMLLQGGLLQRDSRNTDSCVKSASKTLEAPLQRATTLLHLGRASSF; translated from the exons ATGCCGAAGATCTTCCTGATCAAGAACCGGCTGCATCAGCAGCAACAGAGGCTGTTGGAGGCGCAGCACCTTGGCAAGAGCCCGCCACCACCCTGCAGCGGCAAGGAGAGCCCTCTTGGTAGCTCCGAACCCCTCAGTCTTATCGTGAATAAGCACCAAT ATCGCGAAAAGACTGACGATGACCGTGCAACGACTCCAGAGTCCCTCCGCAGCAGCAGCCCAGCGTCCTCTCCTCCGCCACAGTGGCAGTCGACGAGCACACCGACCAGCACACCGCCCCGACGGTTCATCTCGAGCATCCTCGGCGGCGATGTCCCGTACGGGAGCAGAGGTCACGTCCTGACCAGGGCGGAACGCAAGGAGTACAGTAGCCCGCCGATCGCGCCCTCCTCCAGCGATGCTTCTCAGTTTCTCGCGAAATCGGAGAAGCTAGTGTTGCCAAGACCGAGTACACCACCGAAAACACCGCGGGTAGAGCCGCCGACCAGAGTCTCGGTGATACAGAGGGTTCCCTCGCAGAGCCAGCCGGCGTCTCGAAGGGAGGACAAGGTGGAGATGCCACAGACTCGGGAACCGGAACAG GAACAACCGATCGATTACGCGGTCCCGAAGAGAAAGGAGGAGGACGAGGAGCGAGGCCGCGAAGGCGCGAAAGTGTCGCGCGCGATCGGCATCGCCAGGCCTTTTCTGGCCATGAGACTCTCCGGTCCCCAGGTGGTCCACGCGGCTGCTGGCCACGGGAGATCGTCCAGTTCCGGCAGCAACGGCAGTTCCGGTTCTAGCGGCGGGTCCAGCAACTCTGCCGGCTCTTCCTCTACGAACTCTGGCGGAAGTGGGAGCTACTGCGGAGGCGGGACGGTGACGggcggcagcggcggcggcggtgccgTGGGCGGCGGCGCTGGAGGAGGAATGAACCCCGGCGGAAACGGCGGCCGTGGTAACTACGGGCCAAGTTCGCCGCCTACCGGCTCTTTGCCGCCCTTCTACGAATCCCTCAAAGGTGGGAACAATCTGGCCAATTTCGCGAATCAGTACAACACCACTCAAG GAAACGGATACCTGACGCCGTCACCGACGGtaggaatggaatgcgacaCTGGCCAGCAGGACGTGAACTCGCAGCACTCCCAGTACAACGCCCAGGAGGGCAAGCAATACTCGCTTCTGCAGAACGTATGCGCGTCGTACGGTTTGACGTTCAAAGAGGAAGAAGACTTGTCACCGTACAAGATCCAGGCGAACGATTTGCTGTCGGGACAGTACGGTGCTTACGACATGACCGACACGGGGATGATGGTGGACATGGTGACGGGCGCGGTGGTCGATCCGCTGCAGTTCACCGCGACGTTGACCTTCAGCTCACCTTCGGATCACACCGCACTGCTGGAAAGCCTGAGCGACGCCGCCGACCTCTTCTTGCCGAGGTTACCAGCCGAGGACGGCAGCAACGATCTCCTGGAAGAGTCGCTGCACTCCCCCGCCTCGGCTGGGAGCGGGATCGGGCAGGACGGCGGGCAAATGACGACTCCCGTGGAACCGAGCGTCGATCCTTTCCCAGAGCACAGCATGGCCTTGACCAGGGGATTCGACACATCGAG GCACTACACGGCAGCTCCTCAACATTTCAGCACCTCGAAATTAGGGTTGGCTTATACCACAGCCGAATCGAGCTACCAGTCGGTTTCGAAGGAACGGCCTGAGCTGGCGCTCCACATTAACCAGAATCACCAGCACCAATCGGAGCCGCAACTGCAGCAGTTGCAGATACAGGTGCAactgcagcaacagcagcagcagcagcagcaacaacagcaacaacaacagcaacagcaaacTGCCGCGACGTCTCCTCACCAGCAGCATCAAGGGCTGCTAAGTCCGGGATTAAGCTTCACCGGTAGTG GTCTGGAACTAGATTCAGGTAGCAGCGTGGGCGGAAGTTTGCCAAGTCCCGGTGCAGCGAGCTGTTCGTTGGACGCGGCGTCGACGAGCACCTCCCCATCCTGTGCCTTAATGGAACACGCGCCCAGCCCGGCAGCCGGCGTGTCCTCCGCGTCGGTGAACACCGTGCAACCGGCTGGACCAGTCGGAGAACCACCGCTGACGCAACGG CTGGGGCTGCCCGGTGACTGTCAGCTGGAATTCGTCAACGGCGGGCACGGGATTAAAAATCCGCTGGCGATCGAGGGTCAGAGACAGGCGGCGGCTAATCGCGAGGAAGAGAGGGCAACCCGACCTCCGCCTGGCAAG GACGACGATCCGAACCGCTTCACGTGCCGCGTATGCAGTAAGAACTTCAGCCTGCAGCGGCTGTTGAATCGTCACATGAAATGCCACAGCGACGTGAAACGTTACCTGTGCACGTTCTGCGGCAAGGGTTTCAACGACACGTTCGACCTGAAGAGGCACACCAGGACGCACACCGGCGTTCGGCCCTACAAGTGCAATCTCTGTGAGAAGAGCTTCACCCAGAGGTGCTCTCTGGAAAGTCACTGCCTTAAGGTTCACGGTGTTCAGCATCAGTACGCGTATAAGGAACGTCGCACAAAG GTGTACGTATGCGAAGAATGTGGTCACACGACGCAGGAGCCAGAGGTTCATTACCTTCACCTGAAAGATAAGCATCCGTACAGCCCGGCGTTGTTGAAGTTCTACGATAAGCGACATTTCAAGTTCACCAACAGCAATTTCGCCAACATGTTGCTCCAG GGTGGCCTGTTGCAACGGGACTCGCGGAATACGGACAGCTGCGTAAAGTCAGCCTCGAAAACCCTCGAAGCGCCTCTTCAACGCGCCACGACATTGTTGCATCTGGGTCGAGCCTCCAGCTTCTGA